In one window of Clupea harengus chromosome 4, Ch_v2.0.2, whole genome shotgun sequence DNA:
- the rerea gene encoding arginine-glutamic acid dipeptide repeats protein isoform X3: MDDLFSPRRRLNSTQGEIRVGPSHQAKLPDLQPFPSPGGQSVTEKEELVWMPGVNDCDLLMYLRAARSMAAFAGMCDGGSTEDGCLAASRDDTTLNALNTLHESSYDAGKALQRLVKKPVPKLIEKCWSEDEVKRFIKGLRQYGKNFFRIRKDLLPNKETGELITFYYYWKKTPEAASSRAHRRHRRQPVFRRIKTRTASTPVNTPSRPPSSEFLDLSSASEDDFDSEDSEQELKGYACRHCFSTTSKDWHHGGRENILLCTPCRIHFKKYGELPPIEKPVDPPPFMFKPVKEEEDGLSGKHSMRTRRNRGSMSTLRSGRKKQTTSPDGRASPTTEDLRSSERTSPSGRTSPSGRTSPSAASTSSTDSKTDSMKKPTKKIKEEAPSPMKSAKRQREKGASDTEESERTGAKKSKTQELGRPDSPSEFEGEGEGESSDGRSVNDEGSSDPKDIDQDNRSSSPSIPSPRDNESDSDSSAQQHLQAQHPPVIQCQTGALPTASNPSTSSSSSSSTAATATSNPPTSVAAPPALPPQVSPAGPALPMPPQPPMPPTGPLSLIQSGASLHPQRLPSPHSPLPQSLPQAPSSSQTASQALAPPPPPPPPHHGPLPPMAHPLQAGPAHLPPHGHPAHAMPLQPFPLSQAQVPPSAHPGQPQPSGLSQQQRERERERERDRDRERERERDREREREQQPPPHMPPTSQPPPSSQGALQPPREQPLPPAPISMPHIKPPPTTPIPQLPSAPSHKHAPHLAAPPFPQMPSNLPPPPALKPLSSLSTHHPPSAHPPPLQLMPQSQQLQPPPAQPPVLTQSQILPASAGHGPPLPPPLPPSAAASSHGLPSQGPFPTHPFIPGGSAVQLPSTAPPPSSSSSSSGSMPGLPPVASSISMPLPASVSTSMPGPSSVPMPAMQIKEEPMDEPMEEPESPPPPQRSPSPEPTIVNTPSHASQSARFYKHLDRGYNTCARTDFYFTPQASSKLAKKREEAVERAKREVEQKAREEKEKEREREKEREREREREKEADRAAKASSSHESRMEQQMQNHAHMRQSFDGQQTTIAAVPPYIGPDTPALRTLSEYARPHVMSPTNRNHPFFMSLNPNDPLLAYHMPGLYNADPGMREREMREREMREREIREREMRERMKPGFEVKPPEMDGLHPSANPMEHFARHGAISLPHMAGPHHFAFHPGLNPLERERLALAGPQLRPDMSYPERLAAERLAAERMASVAANDPIARLQMFNVTPHHHQHSHIHSHLHLHQQDPLNQGGGECLVCPPGSGAHPLVDPLGGGPHLARFPYPHGAIPNALLGQPHEHEMLRHPVFGTPYPGRELQGGLPPHMSAAHQLQAMHAQSAELQRLAMEQQWLHGHPHMHGHPLPGQEDYYSRLKKESDKQL; the protein is encoded by the exons GCCAAGCTCCCAGACCTGCAGCCCTTTCCCTCCCCCGGCGGCCAGTCTGTgactgagaaagaggagttggtgtgGATGCCAGGGGTCAACGACTGTGACCTGCTCATGTACCTGAGGGCAGCCAG gagcATGGCAGCATTTGCAGGCATGTGTGACGGAGGGTCGACAGAGGATGGCTGCCTAGCTGCTTCCAGAGACGACACCACACTCAACGCGCTAAATACT ctgcACGAGAGCAGTTACGATGCTGGCAAGGCCCTGCAGCGGCTGGTGAAGAAGCCTGTGCCCAAACTCATCGAGAAATGCTGGTCAGAGGACGAAGTG AAACGGTTCATTAAAGGTCTGCGACAGTACGGCAAGAACTTCTTCAGGATTCGGAAAGACCTACTTCCCAACAAGGAAACG GGCGAGCTGATCACGTTCTACTACTACTGGAAGAAGACGCCGGAGGCAGCCAGTTCGCGAGCCCACCGCCGCCACCGAAGACAGCCCGTCTTCCGCCGCATCAAGACCCGCACCGCCTCCACGCCTGTCAACACCCCCTCACGCCCCCCCTCCAGCGAGTTTC TGGACCTGAGCTCAGCCAGCGAGGATGACTTTGACAGCGAGGACAGTGAGCAGGAGCTGAAGGGTTACGCCTGTCGTCACTGTTTCAGCACCA CCTCTAAAGACTGGCACCACGGGGGCCGGGAGAACATCTTGCTGTGCACCCCCTGCCGAATCCACTTCAAGAAGTACGGCGAGCTGCCGCCCATCGAAAAGCCTGTGGATCCACCGCCGTTCATGTTCAAACCCgtcaaagaggaagaggatgggctCAGCGGCAAGCATAGCATGAGGACCCGACGCAACCGAGGCTCG aTGTCGACGCTACGAAGTGGCCGCAAGAAGCAGACAACCAGCCCTGATGGCAGAGCCTCCCCCACCACCGAGGACCTGCGCTCCAGCGAACGTACCTCCCCCAGCGGACGTACCTCTCCGAGCGGACGTACCTCTCCCAGCGCAGCCAGCACCTCCAGCACAGACAGCAAGACTGACTCCATGAAGAAACCcaccaag AAAATCAAGGAGGAGGCTCCGTCACCCATGAAGAGTGCCAAAcgccagagagagaagggcgcCTCAGACACCGAGGAGTCGGAGAGGACCGGCGCCAAGAAGTCTAAGACTCAG GAACTGGGTCGGCCGGACTCGCCGTCGGAGTTTGAAggagagggcgagggcgagAGCTCAGACGGACGCAGCGTGAACGACGAGGGCAGCAGCGACCCCAAGGACATCGACCAGGACAACCGCAGCTCGTCGCCGAGCATCCCCAGCCCGCGTGACAACGAGAGCGACTCAGACTCGTCGGCCCAGCAGCACCTGCAGGCCCAGCACCCGCCCGTCATCCAGTGCCAGACAGGCGCGCTGCCCACCGCCTCCAACCCTTCCACatcttcctcctcgtcctcctcaacGGCCGCGACAGCGACCTCCAACCCCCCCACGTCAGTGGCGGCGCCCCCTGCCTTACCTCCGCAGGTCTCCCCTGCCGGGCCGGCGCTGCCCatgcccccccagccccccatgCCTCCGACAGGCCCACTCTCGCTCATCCAGTCCGGGGCGTCGCTCCACCCGCAGCGGCTGCCCTCACCTCACTCGCCCCTGCCTCAGAGTCTGCCTCAGGCGCCCTCGTCCTCTCAGACGGCCTCTCAGGCACTGGCGCCGCCTCCGCCACCGCCCCCGCCCCATCACGGCCCTCTGCCCCCCATGGCCCACCCGCTGCAGGCTGGACCGGCCCACCTTCCCCCCCATGGGCACCCAGCACACGCCATGCCCCTCCAGCCCTTCCCACTCTCACAAGCTCAGGTGCCCCCCTCGGCCCATCCAGGCCAGCCTCAACCCTCTGGTCTGTCCCAACagcagcgagagagggagagggagagggagagggatcgagaccgggagagggagagggagagagacagagagagggagagggagcagcagCCTCCTCCCCACATGCCCCCCACCTCCCAGCCCCCGCCATCCTCGCAGGGAGCCCTCCAGCCGCCCCGCGAGCAACCGCTGCCCCCGGCGCCCATCTCCATGCCCCACATCAAGCCGCCGCCCACCACGCCTATCCCGCAGCTGCCCAGCGCGCCCTCGCACAAGCACGCGCCCCACCTGGCCGCACCACCCTTCCCCCAGATGCCCTCCAACCTGCCCCCGCCGCCAGCACTCAAGCCTCTCAGCTCGCTCTCCACCCACCACCCGCCCTCAGCGCACCCGCCTCCTCTGCAGCTCATGCCCCAGAGCCAGCAGCTGCAACCCCCGCCAGCACAGCCGCCCGTGCTCACCCAGTCCCAGATCCTGCCCGCCTCGGCCGGCCACGGGCCTCCGctgccaccccccctccctccgtccGCCGCCGCCTCCTCGCACGGGCTGCCTTCCCAGGGGCCCTTccccacacaccccttcatcccTGGGGGCTCGGCCGTGCAGCTCCCTTCCACGGCgccgccgccctcctcctcctcctcctcctctggctccATGCCTGGCCTGCCGCCTGTGGCCTCATCTATTTCCATGCCGCTGCCCGCCTCCGTCAGCACCAGCATGCCGGGACCCTCCTCGGTGCCGATGCCCGCCATGCAGATCAAGGAGGAGCCGATGGATGAGCCGATGGAAGAGCCCGAGAGCCCCCCGCCGCCCCAGAGGAGCCCCTCGCCGGAGCCCACCATTGTCAACACGCCCAGCCACGCCAGCCAGTCTGCAAG GTTCTATAAACATTTGGACAGGGGCTACAACACCTGTGCCAGAACGGACTTCTACTTCACTCCGCAGGCCTCGTCAAAGCTGGCGAAGAAGCGCGAGGAGGCCGTGGAGAGGGCCAAGAGGGAGGTCGAGCAGAAGGCCcgcgaggagaaggagaaagagcgggagcgggagaaggagcgagagagggaacgCGAGCGGGAGAAGGAGGCTGATCGGGCTGCG AAAGCCTCCAGCTCTCACGAAAGCCGGATGGAGCAGCAGATGCAAAACCACGCCCACATGCGTCAGTCCTTCGACGGCCAGCAAACCACCATCGCCGCCGTGCCGCCCTACATCGGGCCCGACACGCCGGCGCTGCGCACGCTCAGCGAGTACGCGCGGCCGCACGTCATGTCGCCCACCAACCGCAACCACCCCTTCTTCATGTCGCTCAACCCCAACGACCCGCTGCTGGCCTACCACATGCCGGGCCTGTACAACGCCGACCCGGGGATGCGGGAACGAGAGATGCGCGAACGCGAGATGCGGGAACGCGAGATCCGCGAGCGGGAGATGCGCGAGCGCATGAAGCCCGGCTTCGAGGTGAAGCCGCCCGAGATGGACGGCCTGCACCCGTCGGCCAACCCCATGGAGCACTTCGCCCGGCACGGCGCCATCTCGCTGCCGCACATGGCCGGCCCGCACCACTTCGCCTTCCACCCGGGACTGAACCCGCTGGAGCGTGAGCGGCTAGCGTTGGCTGGCCCGCAGCTGAGACCCGACATGAGCTACCCGGAGCGGCTGGCGGCCGAGCGGCTGGCGGCCGAGCGCATGGCCTCGGTGGCCGCCAACGACCCCATCGCCCGGCTGCAGATGTTCAACGTCACGCCGCACCACCATCAGCACTCGCACATCCACTCGCACCTACACCTGCACCAGCAGGACCCACTGAACCAAG GTGGTGGTGAATGTCTTGTGTGTCCCCCAGGTTCTGGGGCCCACCCGTTAGTCGACCCGCTCGGTGGTGGACCGCACCTGGCTCGCTTCCCCTACCCGCACGGAGCCATCCCCAATGCCCTGCTGGGCCAGCCCCACGAGCACGAGATGCTGCGACATCCAGTGTTTG gTACTCCATACCCAGGCCGGGAGCTGCAAGGGGGTCTGCCTCCCCACATGTCAGCAGCGCACCAGCTTCAGGCCATGCACGCCCAGTCGGCAGAGCTCCAGAGGCTAGCCATGGAGCAGCAGTGGCTGCACggacacccacacatgcacggaCACCCACTGCCCGGCCAGGAGGACTACTACAG